The Kitasatospora albolonga nucleotide sequence TCCAGCTCAGGGTGGAGACCATCAGGGCCTGGTAGTCGGCGTGCAGCTGCTCCAGCACGTCCTGGATCTGCCCCCGCTCCAGCGGGACGATCTTGGCCACCGGCCGGACGTACGCCTGCCAGCGCGTGGTGACCGCGCTGGTCAGCAGCTCCGCCAGCTCCTCGTCGCGGCCGGTCGCCGTGAGGAACTGCGCGGCCGACAGGCCCAGCGCCCGGCACAGCGCGGCGGACTGCCGTTCGTTGCCCTTCCAGCGCCCGGACTCCTCCATCCGCAGGTACGAGGCCCCAGTCATCCCGAGCTGCCGCGCCAGGTCGTCCACCGAGAGCTCCCGGCTCAGCCGGTGCTCGCGCAGGGTGGTGGCGGCGGCCAGCAGCTCGCCGGGGGCGCACCAGAGCACTCCGGCGAGGGCGGTCAGTTCGCGTTCGCCGGGGGTCGCGACACCGCGCTCCCAGGCGACGACGGTCTCGGCGGGTATGCGGAGCCCGTACTGGGCGGCGAGACCGTAGGCGACATGTCCGGGAGCCATCCCCAGTGCCTCACGGAGTCGTCGTGCGGCGGGGGCGTTGAAGGGCGGGGTGGGGTGCACGGCCCCACCGTAGAAGTCCATTTCCGCCCTGGCTACGGTCCGTCCCTCCCAGAACACGCTTCGTAGGAACCTCCTAGCGTGAACCGAACGACCGGTCCGTAAAAAAGCGCCCCACCAGCGCTTTCCTTACTCGCCCGTACGTTCCGTCGCACCTCCGCGCGCCCTTGCGGAAAGCGCTTGCGGTATGCGTCCGCCGCCCTCGCTCAGCGCCCGCTCGCCAGCCAGCGGTAGTGGAGCTCCGGTCGGCCGACCTGCCCATAATGCGGACGCCGCGCCGCGCTCCCCACGGTCACCAGGTGCTCCAGATAGCGGCGCGCGGTGATCCGCGAGATCCCGAGCCGCTCCCCGGCCGCCGCCGCCGTCACCCCCTCCGCCGACTCCCGCAGGACCCGGGTCACCGCCTCCAGGGTCGGCCCGCTGAGCCCCTTCGGCAGCGCGGCCGGCCCGGTGACCCGCAGCGCGCCCAGCGCCCGGTCCACCTCCTCCTGCCCGCTCGCCTCCCCGGCGGCACCCCGGAACTCCGCGTACCGCATCAGCCGGTCCCGCAGGGTGGGGTACGTGAACGGCTTCAGCACGTACTGCACGACCCCCAGCGACACCCCCTCCCGCACCACCGCGAGGTCGCGCGCCGAGGTCACCGCGATCACGTCCGCCCCGTGCCCGGCGGCCCGCAGCGAGCGCAGCAACCCGAGCCCGTGCCCGTCGGGCAGGTAGAGGTCCAGCAGGAGCAGGTCCACCGGGGTCCGTTCCAGCACCCGGACCGCCTCCGCCCGGGTGTGGGCCACGGCGGCGACCGTGAAGCCCGCGACCCGCTCCACGTACATCTGGTGCGCGTCGGCGGCCACCGGATCGTCCTCGACCACCAGGACCCGGATCACGCGGTCACCTCCGTGGCCGTACGGTCCCCGAGCGGCAGCCGTACGGTGAACCGCGCCCCGCCCTCCGGCGCCCGGTCCAGCTCCACCGACCCGCCGTTGCGGTGCGCCGCCTGCCGCACCAGCGCGAGGCCCAGCCCGCGCCCCGCCCCGTGCGTCGTCCAGCCGCGCCGGAACACCTCGTCCGCCTCCTCGGGGCCGATCCCCGGCCCGGTGTCGGAGACCCGCAGCAGCAGTTCCCGGCCGTCGGCGAGCGCGGTCACGGTGACCCGGGCCCGTCCGGCGCCGCCCTGCGCGGCCGTACGGGGCGCCGGAACGGCCGCCGCGGAGGCGAGGCCGTCCCCCTCCGAGGCCGCGTCCACCGCGTTGTCGATCAGATTGCCGAGGATCGTCACCAGATCCCGCTGGGCCAGCGACGGCGGCAGCGCCCCGTCGTCGATCAGGCTGTCCTCGGCGAGCTCCAGCTCCACCCCGCGCTCGTGCGCCTGGGCCGCCTTGCCCAGCAGCAGCGCGGCCAGCACCGGTTCCTCCACCGCGCCCACCACCCGGTCGGTCAGCACCTGCGCCAGCTCCAGCTCCGCCGTCGCGAACTCCACCGCCTCCGCCACCCGCCCCAGCTCGATCAGCGACACCACCGTGTGCAGCCGGTTCGCCGCCTCGTGGGCCTGCGAGCGCAGCGCCTGCGTGAAACCGCGCTCGGAGTCCAGCTCACCGGTGAGCGCCTGGAGCTCGGTGTGGTCCCGCAGGGTCACCACCGTGCCGCGCCGCTCACCGCCCACCACCGGACGGGTGTTGACGACGACCACCCGGTCCACCGTCAGATGCAGCTCGTCCACCCGCGCCTCCGACGCCAGCAGCGCCCCGGTCAGCGGCGCGGGCAGATTCAGCTCCGCCACCGTCCGGCCGACCGCCTCCGTCTCCGGGCCGAGCCCCAGCAGCTCGCGCCCCGCGTCGTTGATGAGCGCGATCCGGCGCTGCCCGTCCAGCATCAGCAGCCCCTCGCGCACCGCGTGCAACGTGGCCTGGTGGTAGTCGTGCAGCCTGCTCAGCTCGGCCGCGTTCATCCCGTGGGTGTGGCGCCGCAGCCGGGCGTTGATCACGTACGTGCCGATCCCGCCGAGCGCCAGCGCCCCGCCCGCCGCCAGCGCGAGGGCGCCCAGCTGCTCGCGTACCTGCGAGGAGACCCGGTCCACCGTGATGCCCGCGCTGACGAGCCCGATGATCCGGTCTCCGTCCCGTACCGGGGTCACCACCCGTATCGAGGGGCCGAGCGTGCCGGTGTAGGTCTCGGTGAAGGTCGCCCCGGCGAGCGCCTCCTCGGTGTGGCCGAGAAAGGTCTCCCCGATCTGCGAGGGGTCCGGGTGCGTCCACCGCTTCCGGTCGGTGTCCATGATCGTGATGAACGCGATCCCGGTGTCCCGGCGCACCTGCTCCGCGTACGGCTGGAGCACGGCGGAGGGGTCCGGGGTGCGGATGGCCTCCCGTACGGAGGGGGAATCGGCCACCGCCAGCGCCGCCGCCCGCACCTGCCGGGCCGCCGTCCGCTCGGCCTGCGCGGAGCCGGAGACGTACGCGAAGACCGCGCACCCGGCCACCACCGCGGCGATCAGTACGACCTGCATGGCGAAGAGCTGCCCGGCCAGGCTGCGGGGTCGGGTACGGGGGAGGCGCATGGCCACAGTCTGCCTCGCCGGAGCGGGCCGCTCCCAGTGGCTCGAAAGCATCGGCGAACAGCGCCCCGTGAACGATATGAACGCAAGGGTGACCGGGGTCACAGGGCGGTGGATAGTCACCGGAGCCCCCAGGGACGGGGGAGCCCCCACAGACGAGAGAGCGCGGCCCCCAGGGACGGGGCGCACGCCCTGATCCGAGCCGAGGAGCCCCACCATGGCTGTGGCAGCCAAGAAACGGGACCGTACCCACTACCTGTACATCGCCGTGATCGCCGCCGTGGCGCTCGGCATCCTGGTGGGCTTCGTCGCCCCCGGGGTGGCCGTCGAGCTCAAGCCCATCGGCGCGGGCTTCGTGAACCTGATCAAGATGATGATCTCGCCGATCATCTTCTGCACGATCGTGCTGGGCGTCGGCTCGGTCCGCAAGGCGGCCAAGGTCGGCGCCGTCGGCGGACTGGCGCTGGGCTACTTCCTGGTCATGTCGACCGTCGCCCTCGCCATCGGCCTGCTGGTCGGCAACTTCCTGGAGCCCGGCTCCACCCTCCACATCACCGAGCAGGCGCGGGCCGCGGGCGAGGCACAGGCGTCCGGCGCCAGCGAGTCCACGGTGGACTTCCTGCTCGGCATCATCCCGACCACGATCGTCTCCGCCTTCACGGCGGGCGAGGTGCTCCAGACCCTGCTGGTCGCGCTGCTCGCGGGCTTCGCGCTCCAGGCGATGGGCTCGGCGGGTGAGCCGATCATCCGGGGCATCACCCACATCCAGCGGCTCGTCTTCCGTATCCTCGCCATGATCATGTGGGCCGCCCCGGTCGGCGCGTTCGGCGCCATCGCGGCGGTGGTCGGGGAGACCGGGCTCGACGCCCTGAAGTCCCTCGCGATCATCATGATCGGCTTCTACCTGACCTGCGCCCTCTTCGTCTTCGTGGTGCTCGGCGCGATCCTGCGCCTGGTCGCCGGGGTCAGCCTGATCGCCCTGCTGAAGTACCTGGGCCGCGAGTTCCTGCTCATCCTCTCCACCTCCTCGTCCGAGTCCGCCCTGCCCCGGCTCATCGCGAAGATGGAGCACATGGGGGTCAGCAAGCCCGTCGTCGGCATCACCGTCCCGACCGGCTACTCCTTCAACCTGGACGGCACCGCGATCTACCTCACGATGTCCTCGCTCTTCATCGCCAACGCGCTGGGCGACCCGCTGAGCGCGAGCGAGCAGATCTCCCTGCTGATCTTCATGGTCATCGCCTCGAAGGGCGCGGCGGGCGTGACCGGCGCGGGCCTGGCGACCCTCGCGGGCGGGCTCCAGTCGCACCGCCCCGAACTCGTGGACGGGGTCGGCCTGATCGTCGGCATCGACCGCTTCATGAGCGAGGCCCGCGCGCTGACCAACTTCGCGGGCAACGCGGTCGCCACGGTCCTGGTCGGCCACTGGACGAAGGAGATCGACAAGGAGCGCGTCGGCCGGGTCCTCGCCGGACAGCTCCCGTTCGACGAGCGGACGCTGGTGGACGACGGCCACGGCGCCCCCGCCGACGTACCCGAGCCGCGCGAGAAGGCGGCCGAGCCCGCCAAGGTCTGACGGGCCCTTTCAAGCCACTGCGAAACCCCCCACCCAAGGACACCCGTATCCCCCGGTACGGGTGTCCTTGCGCTCCCCGCACACGGAAACCGTCCGCGTACGAAGCCACTCACGTACGAAGTCATCCGCGTGCCCCGCACAACCATTCGCCGCCGGAACATGTCTTCCGGGTGAACAACCGCACTGCCCCCGTGGGCAGTCGACCGTCAACCGACCGAGGGATTTTCATGGGGATCGCCGTTTCCGGCCGCCGTACGCCGCTGAGCGGAGGTGCGGTGCTCGCATCCGCCGCCCTGATCGCGCTGACCGCCACCGCACCGGCCCAGGCCGCCGGGACCGGACCCGATCTCGGGGTCGGCGCTCTCACCCCCGTCACCGGGATCGCTCCGGGCGGCACGTTCGGGCTGCCGGTGAGCGTGCTGAACAAGGGGACGGAAGAGGTGCCCAAGGTCTATCTGAGCTACTCCTTCTCCGTCGGCCTGGAGACCGCCGAGACCTACTCCAACTGCGTCTACTTCAGGATCAACTCCTACGACGAGCGGCCGGAGCGGAACGAGGCCCTCTGCACCCTCGACCAGCCGCTGAAGCCCGGTGTGCTGTACGGGACGGAGAAGCCGCTCGGCCTCAAGGCGGGGGCGGACGCGCTGTACGACCGCGCGGGGTACTCGGTGTCGGCGGACAAGCCGGCCCCCGACGACGGCGGCGAGAGCGAGCACGTACCGGGGACCGGCGCGCCCCTGAAGCTGGTCGAGCGGGGAGAGGCCACCGAGGCCGACCGGGCCGCCCACCCCGACTCCTCCGTGGGCGCGGACGTCACGGCGGTCAACACCGCAGACTTCGCCCTGACCGGCGCCGAGCTCAAGGGCAAGGTGGGCGACAAGGTCACCGCCCAGGTGAAGTTCACCAACAAGGGCCCCGCCTGGGTGATGGGCGAACGGGACACCAGCGTCACCACCGTCGACGTACGCATCCCGGCCGGAGTCACGGTCACCAAGGCCAACGGCTTCTGCACCCCGGTCACCAAGACGCACTACACGTGCGGGACCAGCCAGGCGTGGGTGGACCCGACAGACGGTGCGACCTACCCCTTCGTGCTCCGCATCGACAAGGCCGTCGGCCGCACGACGGGCAAGGTCTCCTTCGCGGGCCCGGCCCGCCCCTTCGACAAGAACGCGGCCAACGACACCGCCGAGATCGTGGTCGAGACCGGCGAACCGGCCACCACGGGCGGCACCGCGTCCACCGGCGGTTCCGGCACCTCGGGCGGCTCGGCCAGCTCCGGCGGCTCCACCGGTTCCGACGGCGGTACGGGCTCCACGGGCGGCTCGACCTCCGGCTCCTCCGGCTCCACGGCCACGGGCGGCACCACCGGTTCGGACTCCACCACCTCGGGCAGCGGCTCGACGACCGGCGGCACCACCCCGCAGACGGGCGGCAACCTGGCGGCGACCGGCTCGGACTCCACCCTGCCGGTCGCGGGCGCGGCGGGCGCGGCGGTGCTCGCGGGCGCCGGACTGTTCTACGCGATGCGCCGTCGCACGGCGGCACGCAAGGGCTGACCGCTCCTCACGGAAGGGGGCCCGTCCCGTGTCGGCCATGACACGGGACGGGCCCCTTCCTTGTGCGGCTCAGACCCTCACGCGGGCCGGAACCACACCGTCGCCAGCGGCGGCAGCGTCAGGGAGATGCTGGCCGGGCGGCCGTGCGCGGGCACCGCCTCCGCCTTCAGCGGCTCCTCGTTGCGGACGTCGCTGCCGCCGTAGCGGTCCGCGTCCGTGTTGAGGACCTCGACCCAGCCCTCGGTCCCGGTCTCCGGCACCCCGAGGCGGTAGTCGTGGCGGACCACCGGGGAGAAGTGGGAGACCGCCAGCAGCGGGGAGCCGTCGGCGTCGTAGCGCAGGAACGCGAAGACGTTGTCCTCGGCCGCCCCGCCGTCCACCCAGCTGAACCCCTCCGGCACGGTGTCGCGCTGCCAGAGGGCGGGCACCGCCCCGTACACCGCGTTGAGATCGCCCACCAGGTTCCGCACCCCGCGGTGGTCGCCGGACGCCTCGTACGTCGGGTCCAGCAGCCACCAGTCCGGGCCGTGGCCCTCGGACCACTCGGCGCCCTGGGCGAACTCCTGGCCCATGAAGAGGAGTTGCTTGCCGGGGTGGGCCCACATGAAGCCCAGGTAGGCGCGGTGGTTGGCGCGCTGCTGCCACCAGTCGCCGGGCATCTTCGCCACCAGCGCCTGCTTGCCGTGCACCACCTCGTCGTGCGAGATCGGCAGCACGTAGTTCTCGCTGTACGCGTACACCATCGAGAACGTCATCTCGTTGTGGTGGTACTTGCGGTGCACCGGCTCCTTGGACATGTAGACCAGCGAGTCGTGCATCCACCCCATGTTCCACTTCAGCCCGAAGCCCAGGCCGCCGCTGTCGGTGGGCCGGGTGACGCCGTCCCAGGCGGTGGACTCCTCGGCGATGGTGACGACCCCGGGGTTGCGCCGGTAGACGGTCGCGTTCATCTCCTGGAGGAAGGCGACCGCGTCCCAGTTCTCCCGCCCGCCCTGGTCGTTGGGCGCCCACTGGCCGTCCTCGCGGGAGTAGTCCAGGTAGAGCATCGAGGCGACCGCGTCGACCCGCAGCCCGTCGATGTGGAACTCCTCGCACCAGTAAGTGGCGTTGGCCACCAGGAAGTTGCGGACCTCCGTGCGGCCGTAGTCGAACTCCAGCGTCCCCCAGTCCGGGTGCGCGGCCCGGCGCGGGTCGGAGTGCTCGTACAGCGGCCGGCCGTCGAACTCCGCCAACGCCCATTCGTCGCGCGGGAAATGGGCCGGGACCCAGTCCATGATGACTCCGATGCCCGCCCGGTGCAGGGCGTCCACCAGGAACCGGAAGTCGTCCGGGGAGCCCATCCGTGAGGTCGGCGCGAAGAAGCCGGTGACCTGGTAGCCCCAGGAGCCGCCGAAGGGGTGCTCCGAGACCGGCATCAGCTCGACATGCGTGAAGCCGAGCTCCTTGACGTAGGAGGGGAGTTGGGCCGCAAGTTGACGGTACGTCAGTCCCGGTCGCCAGGAGGCGAGGTGGACCTCGTAGACGGAGAACGGGGCCTCGTGCACCGGGCGGTCGCCCCGGTGCGCCATCCAGTCTGCGTCCTGCCACTCGTGGTGCGCGGCGGTGACGACGGAGGCGGTCGCGGGCGGGACCTCGGTGTGCCGGGCCATCGGGTCGGCCCTGACCGTGTGCGAGCCGTCCGGGCGGCAGATGTCGTACTTGTAGAGCGCGCCCTCGCCGATCCCGGGCAGGAACAGCTCCCACACCCCGGTCGAGCCGAGCGAACGCATCGGGAAGCCCGTGCCGTCCCAGTAATTGAAGTCACCGGTGACCCGCACCCCGCGCGCGTTCGGCGCCCAGACGGTGAACCGGGTCCCGGCCACCCCCTGGTGGACCATCGGCTCCGAGCCGAGCGCCCGCCACAGCTCCTCGTGGCGCCCCTCCGCGATCAGATGCAGGTCCAGCTCGCCGAGCGCGGGCCAGAAGCGGTACGGGTCGTCCACCTCGATGGTGTTGTCGTCGTACGCGACCCGGAGCCGGTACACGGGAACCTCGGGCACCGGCAGCACCCCGGAGAAGAACCCGTCGCCGTCGTCGTGCAGTTCGGCCCGCACCCCCTCGGCCAGCACCGTGACCGAGCGGGCGAACGGGCGCAGCGCCCGGACCAGCACCCCGCCCGGGATCGGCCGGGCGCCGAGCACGTCGTGCGGCGCGTGGTGGTCACCGGCCAGCAGCCGCCCCCGGTCGGCGGGGTCCAGGGCCGGGGCTGGACGCGCGCTCCCGCCGTCGCCGCCCTGCCGGGGGCGCGGCGGGACGGCCTCCGTACGCCGGGGGCGGGCGCGCTTGGCGGGTGCGGCGGCCGTGGTGGCGGTCTCGGCTTCTACAGAAGCGGAAGCGGCGGCGGGCACGGGCTGCTGCGCGGTCTCCACGGCCTCGGCGGGGGCCGTGACGGTGGCGTCGGCGGCTGCGGACTTCGAGCGGGATGCCTTACGGGACGGCTTGCGGGCGGTCACAGGGACTGCCTCCTCGGAGGGTGAAGGGAGAGAAAGCGCGGGGCGGAGGGAGAGGGAGAGGTCGGAGGGGCTCAGGCCGCTGCGGACTGGGCCAGGCGCTGGATGGCGGCCATCGGGACCGGCAGCCAGTCGGGGCGGTGCCGGGCCTCGTACACCACCTCGTACACCGCTTTGTCGGTCTCGTGGGCGCGCAGCAGCTCCGGTTCACCGCGCGGGTCGGTGCCCGAGGCGAGCGCGTACCCCTCGCAGTAGGCGGCGCGGCAGCGGGCCGCCCACTCGGGGTTCCACGGGCGGTGCGAGCGGGCCGCGTAGTCGAAGGAGCGCAGCATGCCCGCCACATCCCGTACCGGGGGTGCCGGGCGGCGGCGCTCGTCCAGCGGGCGGGCCGGTTCGCCCTCGAAGTCGATCAGCGACCAGAAGCCGTCGGGGGAGCGGAGCGCCTGGCCGAGGTGGAGGTCGCCGTGCACCCGCTGCTGCGCCCAGCCGCTGCCCCGGTGGCCGAGCGCCGTCACGGCGTCGAACGCGGTGCGCAGGGCGGGGACGTACGGGGCGAGCGCGGGCACTGCCTGGGCGGCGGCCTCCAGGCGCTGGACCATCTGGGAGACCAGCTGCCGGGTCTGTGTGCCGTGCAGCGCGGGGGTGGGCAGGGCGGCGGCGAGCGCGGTGTGCACCTCGGCGGTGGCCCGGCCGAGCGCCCGCGCCTCCGGGACGAAGTCGCGGCCCGCCGTGAGGGCGGTCAGGGCGAGCTGCCAGCCGTCCCGGGCCCCGTACAGGAAGGGCTGGAGCACACCGAGGGTGAGCGGTTCGGGGCCGGGGGCCTCGAACCAGGCGATGGGTGCCGGTACCCGTTCGCACCCCTCGCGGGCCAGGGCGAGCGGCAGCTCCAGATCCGGGTTGGCACCGGGGAAGACCCGGCGGAAGATCTTGAGGATGTACGCATCGCCGTAGACGAGCGAGGAGTTGGACTGTTCGGCGTCCAGTACCCGGGGCGGCAGCCCGGCCGGGATGGCGGCGGTCCGCTCGAAGCGGAGGGTGCCGAGGGTGCCGGGGCGGCGGAACCGTTCCAGCAGGAGGTCCGCCAGACGGGGGTCGTGCAGCGCGTCGTAGACGGTCCGCCCGGCCAGCGGTCCGCGCTCGACGCGGCCGATCAGCGCTCCGGCGAGCGTGGTCGGCAGTGATGTCCTTACGCCCAGCAGGAGTTGGTAGCAGTCGTCCGCCGCGGGAGCCGACGGTGACGGCTGCTGGACCCGGACCAGGAGGTGGAGCAGGCCCGGTCCGGCCGTGCCGTCCAGCGGCAGCATCTCGGTGGCCGACACCAGGCCGAAGCCGGTGACCGGCCGGCCCTTTCCGGCGAACCACCGCTGCCGGGGCAGCCATTCATGGAGCAGCGGTGCGAGGGACGGCAGCAGGGAGCCGTCCGCCGTACTGCTTGGGTTCGCGCTGTTCCTCGTGCTCTTCGCCAGGGCGACGTGAGGGGATGCAGCCTCCGACATGGCATCGCGTCCTTTCCCCGGGCACACCACAGGATGCGAAGAGTGTCCCGGATTGCGGCAATGGCTGTCCGGCTGTGCGGGACGTGTCGGGAGAGGAAGGTGCTTACGGACTCGAACGGCCGAACGCAACGGCCGGGTTCTGGGTCAGAGTGCCCCGTGCGGGACGGCGGAAACCGTCCCGCACCGGGCCGCCGCCGGATCAGGCCGGCGGCGCGTCCTTGCGCAGCCGGAACCAGTAGAAGCCGTGTCCCGCCAGGGTCAGCAGGTAGGGCCACTGGCCGATGGCCGGAAAGCGCACCCCGCCGATCAGCTCCACCGGATGGCGTCCGGTGAACGACCGCAGGTCCAGCTCGGTCGGCTGGGCGAACCGCGAGAAGTTGTGCACGCACAGGACGAGGTCGTCCTTGTACTCACGGGTGAACGCCAGCACCGCCGGGTTGGACGAGGGCAGCTCGGTGTACTCGCCCAGCCCGAAGGCCGGATTCTGCTTGCGGATCTCGATCATCCGGCGGGTCCAGTGCAGCAGCGAGGACGGCGAGGCCATCGACGCCTCCACGTTGGTGACCTGGTAGCCGTAGACCGGGTCCATGATCGTGGGGAGGTAGAGCCGCCCCGGATCGCTGGAGGAGAAGCCCGCGTTGCGGTCGGGCGTCCACTGCATCGGGGTGCGTACCGCGTCCCGGTCGCCCAGCCAGATGTTGTCGCCCATCCCGATCTCGTCCCCGTAGTAGAGGATCGGGGAGCCGGGCAGCGACAGCAGCAGCGCGGTGAACAGCTCGATCTGGTTGCGGTCGTTGTCCAGCAGCGGGGCCAGGCGGCGGCGGATGCCGATGTTGGCGCGCATCCGCGGGTCCTTGGCGTACTCCGCGTACATGTAGTCGCGCTCTTCGTCCGTGACCATTTCGAGGGTCAGCTCGTCGTGGTTGCGCAGGAAGATGCCCCACTGGCAGTTCTTCGGGATCGCCGGGGTCTTGGCGAGGATTTCGGAGACCGGGTAGCGGCTCTCGCGGCGCACCGCCATGAAGATGCGCGGCATGACGGGGAAGTGGAACGCCATGTGGCACTCGTCACCGCCCGCCTCGTAGTCGCCGAAGTAGTCGACGACGTCCTCGGGCCACTGGTTGGCCTCGGCGAGGAGCACGGTGTCCGGGTAGTTGGCGTCGATCTCCTTGCGGACCCGCTTGAGGAAGTGGTGGGTCTCGGGGAGGTTCTCGCAGTTGGTGCCCTCGCGCTGGTAGAGGTAGGGCACCGCGTCGACCCGGAAGCCGTCGATGCCGAGGTCCAGCCAGAACCGCAGGGCCGCGAGGATCTCCTCCTGGACCGCCGGGTTCTCGTAGTTGAGGTCCGGCTGGTGGGAGAAGAAGCGGTGCCAGTAGTACTGCTTGCGCACCGGGTCGAAGGTCCAGTTCGACGTCTCGGTGTCGACGAAGATGATCCGGGCGTCCTGGAACTGTTTGTCGTCGTCCGCCCAGACGTAGTAGTCGCCGTACGGCCCGTCCGGGTCGGTGCGGGACTGCTGGAACCACTCGTGCTGGTCGCTCGTGTGGTTCATGACGAAGTCGATGATGACGCGCATGCCGCGCTGGTGGGCGGCGTCCACGAACTCGACGAAGTCGGCGAGGTCACCGAACTCCGGCAGGACCGCGGTGTAGTCGGAGACGTCGTAACCGCCGTCTCGCAGGGGGGACTTGAAGAACGGTGGCAGCCAGAGGCAGTCGACACCGAGCCACTGGAGATAGTCCAGCTTGGCGGTGATGCCCTTGAGGTCGCCGATTCCGTCGCCGTTGGAGTCCTGGAAGGACCGGACGAGCACCTCGTAGAAGACGGCGCGCTTGAACCAGTCGGGATCACGGTCCTTGGCGGGAGTGTCCTCGAACGTGTCGTGGACGGGCTCATTGACGATCATGGTGTGGGTGACCCTCCGGTCGGCGGGGACGGTCGCAGGACGGCGATGTGCGCGGGCGTGATGCCCGGCTCTAGGCGCACATAGAAGGCCCTGCCCCAGTGATAGGTGTCGCCGGTGAGCTGATCGCGCACCGGTACGCGCTCGTGCCCCTGAAGGCCGAGCCGCTCCATGTCCAACGAGACCGTGGCCTCCTGGGTGTGGTGAGGGTCGAGGTTCACGACCACCAGAACGGTGTTCGAACCCGAGCGCTTGCTGTAGACGAGCAGCGACTCGTTGTCGACGTGGTGGAAGTGGACGTCACGCAGCTGCCGGAGCGCGGGGTTGTGGCGTCGGATGCGGTTGAGCGAGGTGATCAGGGGGGTCAGCGTGCGGCCCTCACGCTCGGCCGACTCCCAGTCCCTCGGGCGCAGTTCGTACTTCTCCGAGTGCAGGTACTCCTCACTCCCCGGCTTGGCCGGGGTGTTCTCGCACAGCTCGAATCCGGCGTACACGCCCCAGCTCGGGGAGAGGGTCGCGGCGAGCACGGCCCGCGCCTCGAAGGCCGGGCGGCCGCCGTCCTGGAGGTACCCCGGCAGGATGTCCGGGGTGTTCACGAAGAAGTTGGGCCGCATGTACGAGGCGGCCTCGCCCGCCAGCTCCGTGACGTACTCCGTCAGCTCCCGCTTGGTGTTCCGCCAGGTGAAGTACGTGTACGACTGCTGGAACCCGACCGCGCCCAGGGTGTGCATCATCGCCGGGCGGGTGAACGCCTCCGCCAGGAAGATGACATCGGGGTCGGTGCCGTTGATCTCCGTGATGACCTTCTCCCAGAACACCACCGGCTTGGTGTGCGGGTTGTCGACGCGGAAGATACGTACGCCGTGGTCCATCCAGAAGCGCAGGACCCGTACGGTCTCCGCCACCAGACCGCGCATGTCCTGGTCGAAGGCGATCGGATAGATGTCCTGGTACTTCTTCGGCGGGTTCTCGGCGTACGCGATCGAGCCGTCGGGGCGGTGGTGGAACCAGTCCGGGTGGTCCTTCACCCACGGGTGGTCCGGCGAGCACTGGAGCGCGAAGTCGAGCGCGATCTCCATCCGCAGGTTGCGGGCCGTCTCCACGAAGTGGTCGAAGTCCGCCAGCGTCCCCAGCTCCGGGTGGACGGCGTCGTGCCCGCCGTCCGGCGAGCCGATCGCCCACGGCACGCCCGGATCGTGCTCACCGGCCGTGAGGGTGTTGTTCGGCCCCTTGCGGTGGGTGGTCCCGATCGGGTGGATCGGGGGCAGGTACACGACATCGAACCCCATGGCGGCGACCGCAGGCAGCCGCTCGGCCGCGGTCCGGAACGTGCCGCTCACCAGCCGGGCCGGTGCGTCCGGCGAGGTGTCGGCCGGGTCCACCGGTACCCGCTTCGCCCCCTCCGAGCGCGGGAACAGCTCGTACCACGACCCGTACAGCGCCCGCTCGCGCTCCACGCGCACCGCCAGCGGCTTGGAGCGGGTGACCAGTTCGCGCAGCGGATGCCGGCCGAGGACCGCCTCGGCGGCCGGGGTCCAGGCGGCGGCCAGCCGGGCGGCCGGGGAGTGCGCGGTGTCCCGCAGCGCGTCCACCGCCGCGAGGACCGCCTCCCGGCCGTTCTTCTTCGGCACGCCCGCGGCGGCCCGCTC carries:
- a CDS encoding alpha-1,4-glucan--maltose-1-phosphate maltosyltransferase; this encodes MIGRIPVLDVRPLVDCGRRAAKAVVGETFEVTATVFREGHDAVAANVVLRDPSGRVGPWTPMRELAPGTDRWGAEVTVTAEGRWTYTVEAWSDPVTTWRHHAAIKIPAGIDTDLVLAEGAALLERAAAGVPKKNGREAVLAAVDALRDTAHSPAARLAAAWTPAAEAVLGRHPLRELVTRSKPLAVRVERERALYGSWYELFPRSEGAKRVPVDPADTSPDAPARLVSGTFRTAAERLPAVAAMGFDVVYLPPIHPIGTTHRKGPNNTLTAGEHDPGVPWAIGSPDGGHDAVHPELGTLADFDHFVETARNLRMEIALDFALQCSPDHPWVKDHPDWFHHRPDGSIAYAENPPKKYQDIYPIAFDQDMRGLVAETVRVLRFWMDHGVRIFRVDNPHTKPVVFWEKVITEINGTDPDVIFLAEAFTRPAMMHTLGAVGFQQSYTYFTWRNTKRELTEYVTELAGEAASYMRPNFFVNTPDILPGYLQDGGRPAFEARAVLAATLSPSWGVYAGFELCENTPAKPGSEEYLHSEKYELRPRDWESAEREGRTLTPLITSLNRIRRHNPALRQLRDVHFHHVDNESLLVYSKRSGSNTVLVVVNLDPHHTQEATVSLDMERLGLQGHERVPVRDQLTGDTYHWGRAFYVRLEPGITPAHIAVLRPSPPTGGSPTP